Genomic window (Sphingomonas japonica):
GGTTCGATACCATCGCCGCGCGGCGCTCGTCGTCGAGTTCGACGACGTTCTTCTCCGACAATTGCGTCAACGCCATCTCGACCATGCCGACCGCGCCTGCCACCAGCGTGGCCCGCGCCGACACCACCGCTTCCGCCTGCTGTCGCCGCAGCATGGCCTGCGCGATCTCCTGCGCATAGGCGAGGTGCGTCAACCGGCACTCGTCGATATGCACCCCTGCCGCCGCGACCCGATCCTGGAGTTCCACCTGCAATTCGTCGCTGATGATGTCGGGGCTACCGCGCAGCGTCGTTTCCTGATGCGTGAAGTCGTCATAGGGATACCGCGCCCCGATCGTGCGCACCGCGCTTTCGATCTGGATGTGGACGAATTCCTTGTAGTCGTCGGTATCGAACAGCGCCTGCGCGGTATCCGCCACGCGCCATACCACGTTCGACGCGATCTCGATCGGGTTGCCGCGCAGGTCGTTGACCTTCAGCCGTTCCGACGTGATGTTGTGGATGCGGACCGAGATCTTCTTCTTGATCATCCACGGCCACGTCCAGCGCAGCCCTGTGGTGCGATCGGTCCCGCGATACGCGCCGAACAACAGGATCGCCGCAGCCTGGTTGGGCTGGAGCAGGTAGAAACCGACGCTCACGAATACCGCCACCAGCCCGCCGACGGCTACGCTTATCGCAGCCAGTACGTTGTCAGCGCCATCGCGAAACTGCGTGAAACCCCAGACCACCAAGCCGATCGCCAGCAGCACCACGACCAGCATTCCGTATCCGCTCATCGTCGCCGCTTCGCGCTCCGCACTCCGCCGCAGCGCCCGATCCCCTGCCACCACTTCCATCTCGACCTCCCGTTAATGTGATATCACTTTTATATCACATCCGGAACGTCGCCAAGCGAAATCGGAGAGGGCGAAACAAAACCGGCCGAGGGTGTCCCCCCGGCCGGTTTCGACATTTCTATAAGTTGCGGCGGCCTTAGTTCAACACCACCGTCACCGCGCGGCGATTCTGCGCCCAGCTCGATTCGTCAGAGCCCAGTGCGATCGGGCGCTCCTTGCCATAGCTGATCGTGGTGATGCGTCCGGCATCGATGCCGCGCGCCGCCAGATAGTTCTTGGCCGAATTGGCGCGGCGGTCGCCGAGTGCAAGGTTGTATTCGCGGGTGCCGCGCTCGTCGGCATGGCCTTCGAGCGTGACTCGGACATTGGGGTATTGCTGCAGCCACGTCGCCTGGCTGTCGAGGATGCCGCGCGCGGTCGGGTCGATGTCATAGCTGTCGAGCGCAAAGTTGATCGTGTCGCTCGACACCGACTGGCGGAAGTCCTCTGCAGAGCCCGGAACCACTGCGCCGCCCGTTGTGCCACCATTGTCCATGCCCGTGCCGGGCTGCGTCATGCCGTCGCCCGGGGCTGGCGGCAGCACTTCGGGCCGCTTCTTGGCGCAGCCTGCGGTCGCAACCAGTGCGGCGGCGAGGATGATCTTGGTCGTGGTCGTTGCCATCGGATGTTCTCCTGTCGATTCGTCGCGTCAATTGTTCGATCGGCGCAACCGTAACGCATCTCGGCGCGATCGGTGTCAAAAATACTTTCAGTCGCGTAACGGTCCCCAGCTCGGATCGGATCCATCGAGCGGCGTCGGAATACGGCGTTCATTGACCCCGGTGAGGTCCACCGACCAGGTTTCAGCCTTGCCCGATCGCCCCTGCGACGACCGGAAGAAGGTGACGACGCGGCCGTTCGGCGACCAGCTCGGCGCCTCGTCGCCCCAGCTTTCGGTCAGGATGCGCTCGCCGCCGCCCGACGGGTTCATCACGCCGATGCGAAAGCCGCCGGAAATCTTGGTGAAGGCGATCAGGTCGCCGCGCGGGCTCCACGCCGGCGTGGCATAACGCCCGCCGCCGAAGCTGATGCGCTGCTGCCCCGACCCGTCGGCGTTCATCACATAGAGCTGCTGCGTCCCGCCGCGATCGCTCTCGAACACGATGCGGCGGCCGTCGGGCGAATAGCTGCCGCCGGTGTCGATCCCCGGCGACTGGGTCAGCCGCTGCGGCTGCCCTCCCGAAGCGCGGATGCGATAGATGTCGGTGTTGCCCGACTGCGCCATCGAGAACAGCACCCACTGCCCGTCCGGCGAAAAGCGGGGCGCCAGCGTCAGCGACGCGTTCGACACCAGCGCGCGGGTGCGACCCGATCCCAGTTCGTAGATATAGATCGACGGCTTGTCGTTCTGGTACGACATGAACACGATCGACTGCTGGTTCGGCGCGAAACGCGGCGTCAGCACGATCGACTGGCCGTTGGTCAGAAAGCGGTGGTTGGCGCCGTCCTGGTCCATGATCGCCAGCCGCTTGATGCGCTTGCCCTTGGGTCCCGTCTCGGAGACATAGACGACACGGCTGTCGAAATACGGCCCCTCGCCGGTCAACCGGGTGTAGATGCTGTCGGCGCATTTATGCGCGGCACGGCGCCAGTCGGCGGGCGACACCACGAATCCCTGACGCGTCAGCTCGATGCGCGAGAACACGTCGTACAGGTAGCAGCCCACGGTCAAATTGCCGTCGCCATTGGCGCGCACGAAACCCTGCACCAACGCCTGCGCCCCGGTGCCGCCCCAATAATCGAACTGCGGCGCAGTGACCTCGGGAAAGCCGACCGCACGCAATTGCGACGGCGGCAGCGGCGTGAACAACCCCGAATTGCGCAAGTCGGTCGCCACCACATCGGCCACCTGCCGCCCCAGTTGATCGGTCGATCCAGCCGCCGTGCCAACCGCGTTCGGCGTCGGCATCCCCGGAATGGCGATCGGCATCGGCGCGGAAATGCCCCCCGTCACCGACACTTCCAGCGGCGGCGCGGACTGGCCGTCCTGCGGCGCGTCGAGCGTCGGTGGCGGGGCGATATCCTGCGCTAGCGCCGCAGGCGCAGCGAAAAGGCTCAGCAGCACGAGCGCAGGCGCGGGGTTTCTCAGCAGGCGATTCATCGACACATCTCCTAACGCAGCTGCCAATTGTAATTGATGTTGCTCCACCCGCCATTGGCGGTCGAGTAGAATTCCGCCGGCAGCCGCAGCGGCGCGCAGCCCTTGAACGCGGCGATGCCCAGATCGACGACGCGCTGCTTGTAACGTTCGTTGCCGCCATCGACTCCCGACTGGCGCACGACGCGCGGATTTCCCGCAAGCGTACCGTCGCGGTTGAGGCGCAGGTTGAGCACGCTGACGATCTCGTTCGCCCCCGGTCCCGGATTGACCTGCCGGTCGGCGCAAGGCTGGATTTGCCGCCGGATCGCATCCTGGATGCCCGCCAGCGCGCGGGCATCGACGCGCGCAGCCTGCGGTGTCGTCGATGTGCTCTCGCTGGGCCGGTCGGCGATGCCCTTGAGGAAATCGTCGCCGAGCCGCGATCCGCGCGGACGCTCGCGCGCCGCCGTCGCCGACTTGCCGGTCGCCTTCTTCGCGGCAGGCGCGGCCTTGGACTTGGGCGCGGCATCGCGCTTGGGCTGCGCCTTGGCGACCTCGCGCTTGGGCGGCGACGGCCGTTTCGGCGGGGGGGCAGCCTTGGGCGCCGGCGCGGCGGCAGGCGCCGGTTCGGGCTGCGGCTGCGGCGGGGTCGGATCGGGATCGGACACCGCTTCCGGCGCCGGCGCCGCCGCATCCTCGGGCGCGCCAAGCTCCGGCGCCATCGATTCCGCGGGCGTGATCTCGGACTGCGGCGCGGCGGCTTCCAGTCCGATCTCGTCGACCAGGCTGACCTCGATCGGCGTCGGCTTCAAAATCTCGGGGTTGGGCGTCGCCAGAAATCCGACCGACAGCAGCCCGAACAGGACGATATGTCCCGCCGCGGCCAGCCCCAGGCCGATCTTTTCGGCGCGATCCATCACAGGCGATCCCCGGTCACTCGCCCTCGCCGACGCCCGTCACCAGCGCGACGCGGTTCAGTCCGGCGCGGTTGAGTTCGCCCATCACGCGCATCACCCGGCCGTAATCGAGCCCGCGATCGGCGCGCAGCAGAACCTGCGGCGGCTGGCCGTCTTCCCCCGACGCCGCGATCTGCGCGAGCATGTCAGGCAGCGTCTCGTCGGTCACTTCCTCCTCGCCGACGAACAGCCGCCCGGCATCGTCGATCGCTACCGACACGGGCTCCTGCTCCTGGTCGAGAGGCTTGGCGCGGCTGTCGGGCAGGTTGACCGGCACGCCCGCGGTGAGCAGCGGCGCCGTCACCATGAAGATGATCAGCAGCACCAGCATCACGTCGACCAGCGGCGTGACGTTGATGTCGGCCATCGGCGCCCGCCGCCCCTTGCCGCGCGAGGAAGGCAGATTCATCGCCATGTCAGGCGCGCCCCTCCAGCTGTCGGCTCAGCGTGGCATGGAACGAGTCCGCGAATCGGTTGAGCCGGGCCTCGACCCGGTTGATGCCGTGGCTGTAGCGGTTGTACGCGATCACCGCGGGAATCGCCGCGAACAGCCCGATCGCGGTTGCGAACAGCGCCTCGGCGATGCCTGGCGCGACCACCGCCAGCGACGAGTTCTGCTCCGCGGCGATGCTGGTGAAGGCGCGCATGATCCCCCACACGGTGCCGAACAGTCCCACAAACGGCGCGACCGATCCCACCGTGGCGAGGATGTTGAGCCGGTCCGAAAGCCGGTCGATCTCGCCCGCGACCGCCGATCCCATCGCCGTCGCCAGCCGCTCGCGCGTGCCGTCGCGGTCGATCGTGCGTCCGCCGGTCGAACGCCGCCATTCCGACACGCCGGAGGAAAACACCCGCGCGATCGGCAGGTCGCTATCCGAATGCAGGCGATAGAAGGCGTCGATATCCTCTGCCTTCTTGTAATCGCTGTCGAACTTGTCGATCGCCTTGTGCGTCCGGCCGATCTTCGCCTTGAAGCTGACGATGATCGCCCAGGTCCAGATGCTGGCGAGGATCAGGCCGATCATCACCCCCTTCACCACCCAGTCGGCTTGCAGGAACAGCGCGACGGGCGACATCACCGACGCTTCGGTCATCAACGTGGGTTCCATGGGTGGCTCAGTGTCCCTTCCAGAGCAGATGCTCGAACTTTGTGATCCAGTCGGTCGGCTGACGCCGCGGTCGTCCCGATGGTGCGACGAATGCCGCCTCGACGTCCGCTTGCGCCAATATCGTCTGCCCGCGCATGACCCTTTGATGAATGAGCGCGGCTGCCGCCCTGATCTTCATCAACTTGCTCACCACGACCAGCATGTCGTCGAGCCGCGCGGGCGCAAGCCAGCGGATCGCCATGTCGCGCACCGCATAGGCGCCCTCGCCCGCTTCATGCGCGGCGCGCTGGTCGATCCCGGCCAGCCGCAGCATGTCC
Coding sequences:
- the tolB gene encoding Tol-Pal system beta propeller repeat protein TolB, producing the protein MNRLLRNPAPALVLLSLFAAPAALAQDIAPPPTLDAPQDGQSAPPLEVSVTGGISAPMPIAIPGMPTPNAVGTAAGSTDQLGRQVADVVATDLRNSGLFTPLPPSQLRAVGFPEVTAPQFDYWGGTGAQALVQGFVRANGDGNLTVGCYLYDVFSRIELTRQGFVVSPADWRRAAHKCADSIYTRLTGEGPYFDSRVVYVSETGPKGKRIKRLAIMDQDGANHRFLTNGQSIVLTPRFAPNQQSIVFMSYQNDKPSIYIYELGSGRTRALVSNASLTLAPRFSPDGQWVLFSMAQSGNTDIYRIRASGGQPQRLTQSPGIDTGGSYSPDGRRIVFESDRGGTQQLYVMNADGSGQQRISFGGGRYATPAWSPRGDLIAFTKISGGFRIGVMNPSGGGERILTESWGDEAPSWSPNGRVVTFFRSSQGRSGKAETWSVDLTGVNERRIPTPLDGSDPSWGPLRD
- the tolR gene encoding protein TolR, producing MAMNLPSSRGKGRRAPMADINVTPLVDVMLVLLIIFMVTAPLLTAGVPVNLPDSRAKPLDQEQEPVSVAIDDAGRLFVGEEEVTDETLPDMLAQIAASGEDGQPPQVLLRADRGLDYGRVMRVMGELNRAGLNRVALVTGVGEGE
- a CDS encoding cell envelope biogenesis protein TolA, encoding MDRAEKIGLGLAAAGHIVLFGLLSVGFLATPNPEILKPTPIEVSLVDEIGLEAAAPQSEITPAESMAPELGAPEDAAAPAPEAVSDPDPTPPQPQPEPAPAAAPAPKAAPPPKRPSPPKREVAKAQPKRDAAPKSKAAPAAKKATGKSATAARERPRGSRLGDDFLKGIADRPSESTSTTPQAARVDARALAGIQDAIRRQIQPCADRQVNPGPGANEIVSVLNLRLNRDGTLAGNPRVVRQSGVDGGNERYKQRVVDLGIAAFKGCAPLRLPAEFYSTANGGWSNINYNWQLR
- a CDS encoding SPFH domain-containing protein; this encodes MEVVAGDRALRRSAEREAATMSGYGMLVVVLLAIGLVVWGFTQFRDGADNVLAAISVAVGGLVAVFVSVGFYLLQPNQAAAILLFGAYRGTDRTTGLRWTWPWMIKKKISVRIHNITSERLKVNDLRGNPIEIASNVVWRVADTAQALFDTDDYKEFVHIQIESAVRTIGARYPYDDFTHQETTLRGSPDIISDELQVELQDRVAAAGVHIDECRLTHLAYAQEIAQAMLRRQQAEAVVSARATLVAGAVGMVEMALTQLSEKNVVELDDERRAAMVSNLMVVLCSERDTQPVVNAGSLYQ
- the pal gene encoding peptidoglycan-associated lipoprotein Pal, producing the protein MATTTTKIILAAALVATAGCAKKRPEVLPPAPGDGMTQPGTGMDNGGTTGGAVVPGSAEDFRQSVSSDTINFALDSYDIDPTARGILDSQATWLQQYPNVRVTLEGHADERGTREYNLALGDRRANSAKNYLAARGIDAGRITTISYGKERPIALGSDESSWAQNRRAVTVVLN
- the tolQ gene encoding protein TolQ codes for the protein MEPTLMTEASVMSPVALFLQADWVVKGVMIGLILASIWTWAIIVSFKAKIGRTHKAIDKFDSDYKKAEDIDAFYRLHSDSDLPIARVFSSGVSEWRRSTGGRTIDRDGTRERLATAMGSAVAGEIDRLSDRLNILATVGSVAPFVGLFGTVWGIMRAFTSIAAEQNSSLAVVAPGIAEALFATAIGLFAAIPAVIAYNRYSHGINRVEARLNRFADSFHATLSRQLEGRA
- the ybgC gene encoding tol-pal system-associated acyl-CoA thioesterase encodes the protein MAPDATIEGRFDGIEHRFPVRVYFEDTDLSGVVYHANYLRFMERARSDMLRLAGIDQRAAHEAGEGAYAVRDMAIRWLAPARLDDMLVVVSKLMKIRAAAALIHQRVMRGQTILAQADVEAAFVAPSGRPRRQPTDWITKFEHLLWKGH